One Spea bombifrons isolate aSpeBom1 chromosome 1, aSpeBom1.2.pri, whole genome shotgun sequence DNA window includes the following coding sequences:
- the SERPIND1 gene encoding heparin cofactor 2, with amino-acid sequence MKLLQLATLLLLTSSVLCGVKDLHKHFNNGPSRADPTERSEATENTLNLQEDTVTNDLIPEGEEDEDYLDFDKILEGEYDIDIIDAAPEIKDTETDKGNLYRLFHGKTRVQRLNIINANFGFNLYRTLKDNTNASENILLSPAGISTAMATISLGTREETLDQILSTLGFKDFINASSKYELSTLHNVFRKLTHRLFRRNFGYTLRSVNDVYIKKDFSIQEAFKNHLKNFYFAEVQSADFGDKAFLTQANQRIYKLTKGLVKEALANVDPSLLMLLVNCLYFKGTWENKFPLEFTHNAAFRLNEKSVVKVPMMKTKGNFLVAADHELDCDVLQLPYVGNISMLIVLPHKLSGMNSLEKKLTPLVVERWQQIMTNRTREVFLPRFKLYKNYDLKDVLSTMGVKDLFTNGDFSGISDEKMNIGLFQHQSTITVNEEGTEAAAVTTAYFMPLSTQTRFVADRPFLFLIYEHRTNCLIFMGRVANPTKL; translated from the exons ATGAAACTTCTACAGCTTGCTACACTTTTACTCCTGACTTCATCAGTACTGTGTGGTGTCAAAGACTTGCACAAACATTTCAATAACGGCCCCAGCAGAGCAGATCCTACGGAGAGAAGTGAGGCAACAGAAAATACTTTAAATCTGCAAGAAGACACTGTCACTAATGATCTAATTCCTGAGGGAGAAGAGGATGAAGACTATCTGGACTTTGATAAAATTTTGGAAGGCGAATATGATATCGACATCATTGATGCTGCTCCTGAAATAAAAGATACAGAAACAGACAAAGGAAACCTTTATAGGCTATTCCATGGGAAAACAAGGGTTCAAAGGCTCAATATAATCAACGCCAATTTTGGCTTCAACCTTTACCGAACCCTTAAGGACAACACAAATGCATCCGAAAACATTCTCCTCTCACCAGCAGGAATTTCTACTGCCATGGCCACGATATCACTGGGTACAAGAGAAGAGACTCTAGACCAAATTCTGTCCACTCTAGGCTTCAAAGACTTCATCAACGCTAGTTCCAAGTACGAACTTTCCACCCTCCATAATGTCTTCCGTAAACTGACTCACAGACTATTCCGCAGAAACTTTGGCTATACATTGAGGTCTGTCAATGACGTCTACATCAAGAAGGATTTCTCTATTCAAGAAGCCTTCAAGAACCACttgaaaaacttttattttgcgGAGGTTCAGAGTGCCGATTTTGGGGACAAAGCTTTTCTTACTCAGGCCAACCAGCGTATCTATAAGTTAACCAAAGGCCTAGTGAAGGAGGCCCTGGCTAATGTTGATCCATCTCTTCTGATGCTCCTCGTTAACTGTCTCTACTTTAAAG GAACATGGGAGAACAAGTTTCCTCTGGAGTTTACACACAACGCGGCTTTCCGTCTGAATGAGAAGTCAGTGGTGAAGGTACCCATGATGAAAACCAAGGGAAACTTTTTGGTTGCAGCTGATCATGAGCTGGACTGTGATGTCCTGCAGCTGCCGTACGTGGGGAATATCAGCATGCTCATTGTGTTGCCACACAAACTCTCCGGCATGAATAGTCTGGAAAAGAAGCTCACCCCACTGGTCGTGGAAAGATGGCAGCAGATCATGACAAACAG AACAAGAGAGGTTTTTCTACCTCGGTTTAAACTGTACAAAAACTACGACTTGAAGGATGTCCTCAGTACCATGGGAGTCAAGGACCTGTTCACTAATGGAGACTTCTCTGGGATTTCGGATGAGAAAATGAACATTGGACTG TTTCAGCACCAAAGCACAATCACAGTGAATGAAGAAGGAACCGAAGCTGCAGCAGTCACCACCGCGTACTTCATGCCTCTATCAACACAGACGCGTTTTGTAGCAGACCGGCCCTTCCTCTTCCTCATCTACGAGCATCGCACCAACTGCCTGATTTTTATGGGAAGAGTTGCCAACCCCACAAAGCTGTAA